Proteins co-encoded in one Helicoverpa zea isolate HzStark_Cry1AcR chromosome 30, ilHelZeax1.1, whole genome shotgun sequence genomic window:
- the LOC124644669 gene encoding zinc finger protein 62-like gives MSTSNGVNKQTRRTKSAQDTANRRMSADDYKNIAPEIGFRGFEKVPLVLVPRYDITPYLSTLNLPIKGKKSCMTPSRGKNPPKNRFLKQCTINITRQDLNKLKADSDQNSASSHTSDSDSDADKASMSNIKCKICEKGYSSEKKLLKHQENKHMIVYKPNAKPQKRVSFSDHVIIHEVKEYHKCRKCPKIFENYKFLRTHMKQRHKKRKCYICNYCNKNFVDRTFFKVHIKLHCDVCGLFLPSKVKFNDHRRTVCKVLKLHTCKTCEETYFRFMDLKDHSYNHVDPCFVCDICKDQFKSKCAIAHHIAFLHSNDRPICLYAMRNLGNERLYLCNFCEESSVERDALERHVQLLPDLTNKAMTGYKDYYFCDQCFKKFDTETSMLQHKWTHFLITSDNSQERKGVLKKKVKMTYNVNEPIPLSLQPKLILEKINIGGKILKKTPDFVDVKSFDIRNGEIKKPIVDPKSKKTIISKYQCQTCDKYLCSASNLTRHIETQHSNYENLQCKVCEEIFVWPSLLRSHKCIRLKHPEMPFEDARPEIHFDNLNEVTSTQDPENGFDDLNIIENDDYLNRVDFEIPAPIVELTEYGSFNQSQEKFAPLQSLGYKLVMQEVPIEF, from the exons ATGTCCACAAGCAATGGCGTTAATAAACAAACGAGGAGAACTAAAAGTGCTCAAGACACGGCTAATCGTCGCATGTCTGCTGACGATTACAAAAATATCGCGCCTGAAATCGGTTTCCGGGGCTTTGAGAAGGTGCCTCTTGTTTTAGTGCCGCGGTATGACATAACTCCTTACTTATCAACACTAAACCTCCCGATTAAAGGTAAGAAATCTTGTATGACGCCGTCAAGAGGTAAAAACCCGCCTAAAAACCGGTTTTTGAAGCAATGCACTATAAACATTACCAGACAAGATTTGAATAAGTTGAAAGCAGATTCTGATCAGAATTCGGCGTCTAGCCACACTTCAGACTCAGATTCTGACGCTGATAAAGCCAGCATGTCGAATATAAagtgtaaaatatgtgaaaaagGTTACTCAAGTGAGAAAAAGCTGCTAAAACATCAAGAAAATAAACATATGATTGTATATAAGCCCAATGCGAAGCCACAGAAACGAGTATCTTTTTCAGACCACGTTATCATCCATGAGGTCAAAGAATACCACAAATGTAGGAAATGcccaaaaatttttgaaaattacaaGTTTCTGCGGACGCACATGAAGCAAAGACATAAGAAACGCAAATGCTATATTTGTAACTATTGTAATAAGAACTTTGTGGACCGAACCTTTTTCAAAGTACATATTAAACTGCATTGTGACGTCTGCGGCCTTTTTTTGCCGAGTAAAGTAAAATTCAACGATCACCGCAGAACAGTTTGCAAAGTATTAAAACTACATACTTGTAAGACTTGCGAAGAGACTTATTTCCGATTCATGGATTTAAAAGATCATAGTTACAATCACGTTGACCCGTGTTTCGTCTGTGATATTTGTAAAGATCAGTTTAAATCGAAATGTGCGATCGCTCACCATATCGCTTTCCTACACTCGAATGACAGACCTATATGCTTATACGCTATGCGTAACCTAGGCAACGAGAGACTGTACCTCTGCAATTTTTGTGAAGAAAGTTCTGTAGAACGAGACGCATTAGAACGTCACGTACAATTGTTACCGGACCTAACCAACAAAGCAATGACTGGTTATAAAGACTATTACTTCTGCGATCAATGCTTCAAGAAATTTGATACCGAAACAAGCATGTTACAACACAAATGGACTCATTTTCTGATAACTAGTGACAATTCTCAAGAACGGAAAGGGGTTTTGAAAAAGAAGGTGAAAATGACATATAATGTCAATGAACCTATACCGTTGTCTTTACAGCCGAAATTAATTTTGGAGAAGATTAACATTGGTGGGAAAATTCTTAAGAAAACACCTGATTTTGTTgatgtaaaaagttttgatatcCGTAACGGAGAGATTAAAAAGCCTATAGTTGATCCGAAGagtaaaaaaactattatttccaAATATCAGTGCCag ACATGCGACAAGTACCTATGTTCTGCGAGCAATTTAACCCGTCACATTGAGACCCAACATAGCAACTACGAAAATCTTCAGTGTAAGGTATGTGAAGAAATTTTTGTCTGGCCGTCTTTACTCCGTTCCCATAAATGCATCAGACTCAAACACCCTGAAATGCCATTCGAAGATGCACGCCCAGAAATACACTTTGACAACCTCAATGAAGTTACTTCGACACAGGACCCTGAAAATGGTTTCGATGATCTGAATATCATAGAAAATGATGACTATTTGAACAGGGTAGATTTTGAGATACCAGCTCCGATTGTCGAGTTGACTGAGTATGGCAGTTTTAATCAGAGTCAGGAGAAATTTGCACCGTTGCAGAGTTTAGGATATAAGTTGGTTATGCAGGAGGTACCGatagaattttaa
- the LOC124644566 gene encoding phosphatidylserine decarboxylase proenzyme, mitochondrial — translation MFPPTRIRSCLPVINPLFRQKLRPHRPFRQTATLHNQSQTKTLQRNKWMSFRSIITRWVPLGSAIYVGWCYIRASINYEVSKVEILFYEMFPFRVTSRIWGKIAACELPTSLRSFVYGTYIKMFNVNLNEAEYTDLKYYKSLSAFFTRPLKEGARYISPSPCVSPADGVVLNCGPADTDKIEQVKGVTYSLEEFLGENKWAKRKEDSYYDSLLTNKDNILHQCIIYLAPGDYHRFHSPCDWTATFRRHFSGKLLSVNPWLARLIPGLFAINERAVYVGEWKHGFFSMTAVGATNVGSIEIYNDPELRTNTKGRRNRINELELGAVSMKKGELFGQFNMGSTIILLFEAPKDFKFDMASGDKVLVGQALTAAAKEVSR, via the coding sequence ATGTTCCCTCCGACACGTATTAGGAGTTGTCTTCCTGTTATAAATCCGTTATTTAGACAGAAATTGCGCCCACATCGACCATTCCGCCAGACTGCTACGCTTCACAATCAAAGCCAAACAAAGACTCTTCAACGAAATAAATGGATGAGTTTTAGATCTATAATTACTCGATGGGTGCCGTTAGGAAGTGCTATTTACGTCGGATGGTGTTATATTCGTGCAAGCATTAACTATGAAGTCTCAAAAGTGGAAATTTTATTCTACGAAATGTTCCCCTTCCGTGTTACAAGTCGTATTTGGGGAAAAATCGCAGCCTGTGAGCTTCCTACATCTCTACGAAGCTTTGTGTACGGTACGtacattaaaatgtttaatgttaACTTGAATGAAGCTGAGTATACTGATCTGAAGTATTACAAAAGTCTGTCAGCGTTTTTTACGAGACCTTTAAAAGAAGGTGCGAGGTATATTTCGCCTTCTCCGTGTGTCTCTCCCGCTGATGGCGTGGTTCTAAACTGTGGGCCCGCAGACACAGACAAGATTGAGCAAGTCAAAGGAGTTACATATAGTCTAGAAGAGTTTCTAGGTGAAAACAAATGGGCGAAGAGAAAAGAGGATTCATATTACGACTCTTTACTGACAAACAAAGACAATATACTGCATCAATGTATAATATATCTGGCCCCTGGAGATTATCATAGATTCCACTCACCATGCGACTGGACTGCGACTTTCCGGAGACATTTTTCAGGCAAACTCCTGTCTGTAAACCCATGGTTGGCGAGACTGATACCTGGTTTGTTTGCGATCAACGAACGAGCCGTTTATGTTGGCGAATGGAAACATGGCTTCTTCAGCATGACTGCCGTAGGAGCTACAAATGTCGGTTCCATAGAAATTTATAACGATCCCGAATTACGGACAAACACTAAAGGACGAAGGAATCGGATAAACGAATTAGAATTGGGAGCGGTTTCAATGAAGAAAGGTGAGCTATTCGGTCAATTTAACATGGGGAGTACGATTATTTTACTGTTCGAGGCACCGAAAGACTTTAAATTTGACATGGCATCCGGTGACAAGGTGCTTGTAGGCCAAGCGTTGACCGCAGCTGCAAAAGAAGTGTCCAGATGA